One window of the Penaeus monodon isolate SGIC_2016 chromosome 1, NSTDA_Pmon_1, whole genome shotgun sequence genome contains the following:
- the LOC119594823 gene encoding uncharacterized protein LOC119594823 isoform X1, translating into MGSGITNKEGDGQVFKPCCSHTQEPIWRRRSEDGAILEEEKKDGGGAKREHRFSQVQFVITPPVRDRARVGIRSSLPFSTAGMAAGACSSGLSSGSSDTQSQSSGGDHKSDTPTPEGTRKNGEGSSSSSSSSASSSTSGVASGVSVRCGKGHELPVTAGARESAALRQEVETLRAEITKARQTILHMQEREKKLKERLGERASRGLERSGGGGGRVENLSLGERRPSALVRRYGNLYAQARVDTLDALDTLPDLKNAEELKSKLLFSVVVLAFRSASASAASLREEVRRVMQVPPPPPTGDIHSQDLYAHDPHTHALEVGVSAFLTANIDKHDLTKNVDEVCQQIWATLYDYPALKSCEGLLQYIKDCVRLAWGLSNQTPAFVIDYETRVFRKEYHVRFHTADPESDAIKTYLWPALLEGPGGTCVQKGVVIT; encoded by the exons atgggaagtGGCATAACGAATAAAGAGGGAGACGGGCAGGTGTTCAAACCGTGCTGTTCACACACCCAAGAGCCCATTTGGAGGAGGAGGTCGGAGGACGGAGCGAtactggaggaggagaaaaaagatggcGGTGGAGCGAAACGCGAGCATAGATTTTCTCAAGTCCAGTTTGTCATAACTCCTCCAG tCCGGGACCGAGCGCGCGTGGGCATCCGCAGTTCGCTCCCGTTCTCGACTGCCGGTATGGCCGCGGGAGCCTGTTCGTCGGGCCTGTCCTCCGG CTCTTCGGACACGCAGAGCCAGTCGAGCGGCGGAGACCACAAGAGCGACACCCCGACTCCTGAAGGCACAAGGAAGAACGGCGAGGGGTCTTCCTCGTCATCGTCTTCGTCAGCGTCCTCGTCGACCTCCGGCGTGGCCTCGGGCGTGAGTGTGCGCTGCGGGAAGGGCCACGAGCTGCCTGTGACTGCTG GAGCAAGGGAATCCGCTGCCCTTCGTCAGGAGGTGGAGACGCTGCGTGCAGAGATCACGAAGGCGCGACAGACCATCTTGCACATgcaggagcgagagaagaagctCAAGGAGAG acTGGGCGAGAGGGCGTCCCGTGGGCTGGAGCGCAGCGGGGGCGGAGGTGGGCGTGTGGAGAACCTAAGCCTGGGGGAACGACGCCCATCCGCCCTCGTCCGTCGCTATGGCAACCTCTACGCCCAGGCCAGGGTGGATACGCTCGACGCTCTGGATACCCTTCCGGATCTCAAGAACGCGGAGGAACTCAAGTCGAAGCTGCTGTTCAGCGTCGTtgtg CTGGCCTTCCGCTCAGCCTCGGCCTCTGCAGCATCCCTACGAGAGGAAGTCAGGCGTGTGATGCAAGTcccgcccccgccgcccacgGGAGACATTCACAGCCAAGACCTCTACGCCCACGACCCCCACACCCACGCTCTCGAAGTGGGCGTGTCGGCGTTCCTGACTGCCAACATCGATAAGCACGACCTGACGAAGAATGTGGAT GAGGTGTGCCAGCAGATCTGGGCGACGCTGTACGACTACCCGGCCCTGAAGTCGTGCGAGGGCCTCCTGCAGTACATCAAGGACTGCGTGCGCCTGGCGTGGGGCCTCAGCAACCAGACGCCGGCCTTCGTGATCGACTACGAGACGCGTGTCTTCAGGAAGGAATACCACGTCCGCTTCCACACCGCCGACCCCGAGAGCGACGCCATCAAGACCTACCTGTGGCCGGCGCTGCTGGAGGGCCCCGGGGGAACGTGCGTGCAGAAGGGCGTCGTCATCACCTAA